In a single window of the Mustela nigripes isolate SB6536 chromosome 17, MUSNIG.SB6536, whole genome shotgun sequence genome:
- the LOC132005840 gene encoding LOW QUALITY PROTEIN: zinc finger protein 345-like (The sequence of the model RefSeq protein was modified relative to this genomic sequence to represent the inferred CDS: substituted 4 bases at 4 genomic stop codons) encodes MALNEGMCSTSYIECCFDVTMRGCPHAGYETLDHAVAAPAAILAILIISTWFYSWYHLGSNWHGSISEMDMICVLPGSSLEDAFPLLCGEGLLTLRDVTIEFSEEEWGCLTHTQRQLYRDEMLENYGHLHFLVNECGKACNQSSSVDDHQRIHEGKSPFTSSKPGTMFTQSPSLNINEIIPQGEETYLFKECGKSFDCHSALSQHQRMHTEEKVYKCEEGGQTFKDCSSINGHLQIYSGEKPYKCQECGKTFNDHSSLNRDKQIHIAGKTYQCQECGKAFKHPSHLTQHHRIHTGEKPYQCQECGKAFNMHSHLTXHCKIHSIEKPINTKNKTYECQECGKAFYDRSTLTQHHRIHSGEKPYQCQECGKAYAFLSXLMQHHRIHTREKPYQCQECGKAFIWRXSLTEHYRIHTGEKPYQCQECGKAFYHRSTLTQHHRIHTGEKPYQCQECGKAFNHSSILTRHHRIHSGEKPYQCEECGKTLKDNSTLTEHYSIHTGEKHYQCQKCGRSFNQSSKLIQHHRIHTGEKPYQCQECGKAFNCLSHLTXHHKIHTGEKPYQCQESGKAFNVHSHLSQHSRTHTRMKHYKYQECDKAINWCSRLTQNQGIHNGKKFYQCQGYGKAFKHSSDITRHHRIHTGEKPYQCHECGKSFNRSSGLIQHHRTHTGEKP; translated from the exons AGGCTGCCCACATGCTGGCTATGAGACATTGGACCATGCAGTCGCGGCGCCAGCGGCCATCTTGGCCATCCTGATAATCTCAACCTGGTTCTACAGCTGGTACCACCTGGGCTCCAACTGGCATGGCAGCATCAGTGAGATGGACATGATCTGCGTGCTCCCAGGCAGCAGCCTGGAGGATgcgttccctctcctctgtggtgAG GGACTGCTGACCCTCAGGGATGTGACCATAGAATTCTCCGAGGAGGAGTGGGGATGCCTGACCCACACTCAGCGGCAACTGTACAGGGACGAGATGTTAGAGAACTATGGGCATCTCCATTTCTTGG ttaatgaatgtgggaaagcttGTAACCAGTCCTCCAGTGTTGATGATCATCAGAGAATTCATGAGGGAAAAAGCCCATTCACATCTAGTAAACCAGGGACCATGTTTACTCAGTCACCAAGCCTAAACATCAATGAGATAATCCCTCAGGGGGAGGAAACTTACCTCTTTAAGGAATGTGGTAAATCCTTTGACTGTCACTCAGCACTATCTCAACATCAGCGAATGCATACTGAAGAAAAAGTATACAAATGTGAAGAAGGTGGTCAAACCTTTAAGGACTGTTCATCAATAAATGGTCATTTGCAGATCTAttctggagagaaaccttacaaatgtcaagaatgtggcaagactTTTAATGATCACTCAAGTCTTAATAGAGATAAACAAATTCATATTGCAGGGAAAA CTTACCagtgtcaagaatgtggcaaggcctttaaacACCCTTCACACCTTACTcagcatcacagaattcatactggagagaaaccttaccaatgtcaagaatgtgggaaggcctttaatATGCACTCTCATCTCACTTGACATTGCAAAATTCATAGTATAGAGAAACCTATAAATACCAAGAAT AAAACTTAtgaatgtcaagaatgtggcaaggccttttaTGACAGGTCAACCCTtactcaacatcacagaattcacagTGGTGAGAagccttaccaatgtcaagaatgtggcaaggcctatGCCTTCCTTTCATAACTTAtgcaacatcacagaattcatactcgagagaaaccttaccaatgtcaagaatgtggcaaggcctttattTGGAGGTAAAGTCTTACTGAACATTatagaattcatactggagagaaaccttaccaatgtcaggaatgtggcaaggccttttaTCACAGGTCAACCCTTACTcagcatcacagaattcatactggagagaaaccataccaatgtcaagaatgtggtaAGGCCTTTAACCACAGCTCAATCCTTACtcgacatcacagaattcatagtggagagaaaccttaccaatgtgaAGAATGTGGCAAGACCTTAAAGGACAACTCAACTCTTACTGAACATTACAgtattcatactggagagaagcaTTACCAATGTCAGAAATGTGGCAGGAGCTTTAACCAGAGCTCAAAACTTattcaacatcacagaattcatactggagagaaaccttaccaatgtcaagaatgtggcaaggcctttaactGCCTTTCACACCTTACTTGACATCATaaaattcatactggagaaaaaccttaccaatgtcaggaAAGTGGCAAAGCCTTTAACGTGCACTCACACCTCAGTCAACATAGCAGAACCCATACCAGAATGAAACACTATAAATACCAAGAATGTGACAAGGCCATTAACTGGTGCTCAAGGCTTACTCAAAATCAGGGAATTcataatggaaagaaattttaCCAATGTCAAGGATATGGCAAGGCCTTTAAACACAGCTCAGACATTACtcgacatcacagaattcatactggagagaaaccttaccaatgtcatgAATGTGGCAAGAGCTTTAACCGGAGCTCAGGCCTCATTCAACATCACagaactcatactggagagaaaccttaa